The following proteins come from a genomic window of Streptomyces liliiviolaceus:
- a CDS encoding MFS transporter, with protein sequence MTASAHGPLPGGTALTEPVERVGRGWTATLSLANGAIWVGWFGPLQILLASQAEDFAPGTGLSKEAVLAWVTGAGAFVSLLANPVFGALSDRTTSRWGRRTPWIVAGTAGGALSLLLLGAAGGPWTMALGWCLAQLTLNAAWAAVTAAVPDRVPRRQRGSVGGWLGAAQILGVVGGTGLATLAGGVTAGYAACAAFTLLGVLPYVLRHRDIRLPRAARPPWSWRAFLGSFWLSPRRYPDFGWAWLTRFLVNLSNSLGVMYLLYFLRDRLHHSDPEQGVLILTSLNATMLLATVVVAGMWSDRVGRRKPFVTCSGVVMAIAAGVIAAWPTWTGTVVASVLLGLGFGVFASVDFALMTDVLPKARDRGKDLGVVNAANAVPQVAAPVLAAPIVTYLGGYRVLYAVAAVIGLAGAVLVNRVRGVD encoded by the coding sequence GTGACGGCGTCTGCGCACGGGCCCTTACCCGGCGGCACGGCGCTCACCGAGCCCGTCGAGCGGGTGGGCCGCGGCTGGACGGCGACCCTCTCGCTCGCCAACGGGGCGATCTGGGTGGGCTGGTTCGGGCCGCTGCAGATCCTTCTCGCCTCCCAGGCGGAGGACTTCGCACCCGGCACGGGCCTGTCGAAGGAGGCGGTACTGGCGTGGGTGACGGGCGCGGGCGCGTTCGTCTCACTGCTCGCGAACCCGGTGTTCGGCGCGCTGTCCGACCGTACGACGTCCCGCTGGGGCCGCCGCACCCCGTGGATCGTGGCGGGCACGGCGGGCGGCGCGCTGTCGCTGCTGCTCCTCGGGGCGGCGGGCGGGCCCTGGACCATGGCGCTCGGCTGGTGCCTGGCGCAGCTGACCCTCAACGCGGCCTGGGCCGCCGTGACGGCCGCCGTGCCGGACCGGGTGCCGCGGCGGCAGCGGGGCTCGGTGGGCGGCTGGCTGGGCGCGGCGCAGATCCTCGGCGTGGTCGGCGGGACGGGCCTGGCGACGCTCGCCGGGGGCGTCACGGCGGGCTACGCGGCCTGTGCGGCCTTCACCCTGCTGGGCGTCCTGCCGTACGTGCTGCGCCACCGGGACATCCGGCTGCCCCGCGCGGCCCGGCCGCCCTGGTCCTGGCGCGCCTTCCTGGGCTCCTTCTGGCTGAGCCCGCGCCGCTACCCGGACTTCGGCTGGGCCTGGCTGACACGGTTCCTGGTCAACCTGAGCAACAGCCTCGGCGTCATGTATCTCCTGTACTTCCTGCGGGACCGCCTGCACCATTCCGATCCCGAGCAGGGCGTCCTGATCCTGACCTCGCTGAACGCGACGATGCTGCTCGCCACGGTCGTCGTCGCGGGCATGTGGTCGGACCGCGTGGGCCGCCGCAAACCGTTCGTGACCTGCTCGGGCGTCGTCATGGCGATCGCGGCCGGAGTGATCGCGGCCTGGCCGACGTGGACCGGCACGGTGGTCGCCTCGGTCCTCCTCGGCCTCGGCTTCGGCGTCTTCGCGTCGGTGGACTTCGCGCTGATGACGGACGTGCTGCCGAAGGCGCGGGACCGGGGGAAGGATCTCGGCGTGGTGAACGCGGCGAACGCTGTTCCGCAGGTGGCTGCGCCTGTGCTGGCCGCGCCGATCGTGACGTATCTGGGGGGATACCGGGTGTTGTACGCGGTGGCGGCGGTGATCGGCCTGGCGGGGGCGGTCCTGGTGAACCGGGTCAGAGGGGTGGACTGA
- a CDS encoding GH1 family beta-glucosidase: MIARMTDAATNPIPPFPAGFLWGVSTSAHQIEGAADLRAPSVWDAFTAGPGHVKDGSTAAVACDHYHRYPEDVALLRGLGVDAYRFSVSWPRVNSPGGLDFYDRLVDELCAAGVRPVPTLFHWDLPLSEAEAGGWLERDTAGRFAEYAALVAARLGDRVGKWITLNEPAEHTLLGHALGAHAPGERLLFDALPAAHHQLLAHGLAVQALRAAGATDIGIANSHGPTWPASQEPADLEAAGFYDLLLNRLFADPVLLGQYPDGIGELMPGGAEDLAADLKTIGQPVDWYGINFYAPTRVGAPQGAEIEFGGLTMPAELPFSVREIEGYPVTDFGWPVVPEALTELLVGFRERYGDRLPPVVITENGCSYEGLDDQERISYLDGHLRALHRAYEQGVDVRGYFVWSLLDNFEWAEGYARRFGLVHVDFETLERTPKASYQWLRDVLRAQRPGHVGQP, encoded by the coding sequence ATGATCGCGCGCATGACTGACGCGGCGACGAACCCGATACCCCCGTTCCCGGCCGGCTTCCTGTGGGGGGTCTCCACCTCGGCCCATCAGATCGAGGGCGCGGCGGATCTGCGCGCCCCTTCCGTGTGGGACGCCTTCACGGCCGGACCGGGCCATGTGAAGGACGGTTCGACGGCCGCGGTGGCCTGCGACCACTACCACCGCTACCCCGAGGACGTGGCGCTCCTGCGCGGCCTCGGCGTGGACGCGTACCGCTTCTCCGTCTCCTGGCCGCGGGTGAACTCCCCCGGCGGCCTGGACTTCTACGACCGGCTGGTCGACGAGCTGTGCGCGGCGGGCGTACGCCCCGTCCCGACCCTCTTCCACTGGGATCTGCCGCTGTCGGAGGCGGAGGCGGGCGGCTGGCTGGAGCGGGACACCGCCGGACGGTTCGCCGAGTACGCCGCGCTGGTCGCCGCCCGCCTCGGCGACCGGGTCGGCAAGTGGATCACCCTCAACGAGCCCGCCGAACACACCCTGCTGGGCCACGCCCTGGGTGCGCACGCGCCCGGCGAGCGGCTCCTCTTCGACGCGCTGCCCGCCGCCCACCACCAGTTGCTGGCGCACGGCCTCGCCGTACAGGCCCTGCGGGCGGCCGGGGCGACCGACATCGGGATCGCCAACTCGCACGGCCCGACCTGGCCCGCCTCGCAGGAGCCCGCCGACCTGGAGGCGGCCGGCTTCTACGACCTGCTCCTCAACCGGCTGTTCGCCGACCCGGTGCTGCTGGGTCAGTACCCGGACGGCATCGGCGAGCTGATGCCCGGCGGCGCCGAGGACCTCGCGGCGGACCTGAAGACCATCGGACAGCCGGTCGACTGGTACGGGATCAACTTCTACGCGCCGACCAGGGTGGGCGCGCCGCAGGGCGCGGAGATCGAGTTCGGCGGACTGACCATGCCCGCCGAACTCCCCTTCTCCGTAAGGGAGATCGAGGGCTACCCGGTCACGGACTTCGGCTGGCCGGTGGTGCCGGAGGCGCTCACCGAACTGCTGGTGGGCTTCCGCGAGCGGTACGGCGACCGGCTCCCGCCCGTCGTCATCACGGAGAACGGCTGCTCGTACGAGGGCCTCGACGACCAGGAGCGGATCAGCTACCTGGACGGTCATCTGCGGGCCCTGCACCGGGCGTACGAGCAGGGCGTGGACGTCCGCGGGTACTTCGTGTGGTCGCTCCTCGACAACTTCGAGTGGGCCGAGGGGTACGCGCGCCGCTTCGGCCTGGTGCACGTCGACTTCGAGACGCTGGAACGGACCCCGAAGGCGTCGTACCAGTGGCTGCGGGACGTACTGCGGGCCCAGCGGCCGGGACACGTGGGACAGCCGTGA
- a CDS encoding protealysin inhibitor emfourin, which yields MRIQVRRTGGFAGIERHAEVDTSDRADAQDWHALAEQAVAAGRGTPPIGVPDGFSYQITVDGKTVYCADPRLTDEQRKLISRVLKEGA from the coding sequence ATGCGTATTCAGGTACGACGCACAGGCGGATTCGCGGGCATCGAGCGGCACGCCGAGGTGGACACCTCGGACCGCGCCGACGCCCAGGACTGGCACGCCCTGGCCGAGCAGGCGGTCGCCGCCGGCCGGGGCACGCCCCCCATAGGCGTTCCGGACGGCTTCAGCTACCAGATCACGGTGGACGGCAAGACGGTCTACTGCGCGGATCCGCGGCTGACGGACGAGCAGCGGAAACTGATCTCAAGGGTCCTCAAGGAGGGCGCGTAG
- a CDS encoding M4 family metallopeptidase, producing the protein MTTYGGFEPVFCTIIPPHVLDTLAKAEDQALAGKARRTLERDAFERTHRRLTTVLGAPALAPPSGAAADKPNRTIYDAKHKQDLPGKKVRGEGDKPGKDATVNRAHAGLGATFELFLKAYERNSINGEGLPLNATVHFDEEYNNAFWNGEQMVFGDGDGEIFLDFTIPVDVIGHELTHGVTQYTANLTYFGQPGALNESMSDVFGSLIKQYTLGQSAAEADWLIGAGLLAPRVTGTALRSMKAPGTAYDDDVLGKDPQPATMDDYVRTGRDNGGVHINSGIPNHAFYLAATALGGNAWEKAGKVWYGVLTGGELDSQASFSDFAKLTLTQARTLFGEGEELQAVTKAWEQVGVPTD; encoded by the coding sequence ATGACGACATACGGGGGCTTCGAGCCCGTCTTCTGCACCATCATTCCGCCCCACGTCCTCGACACCCTGGCAAAGGCAGAGGACCAGGCGCTCGCCGGCAAGGCCCGCCGCACCCTGGAGCGGGACGCCTTCGAGCGCACCCACCGCCGGCTGACGACAGTCCTCGGCGCACCCGCCCTCGCCCCGCCGAGCGGCGCCGCCGCGGACAAGCCGAACCGCACGATCTACGACGCGAAGCACAAGCAGGACCTGCCCGGCAAGAAGGTCCGCGGCGAGGGCGACAAGCCCGGCAAGGACGCCACGGTCAACCGCGCCCACGCCGGCCTCGGCGCGACCTTCGAGCTGTTCCTGAAGGCGTACGAGCGCAACTCGATCAACGGCGAGGGCCTGCCGCTGAACGCGACCGTGCACTTCGACGAGGAGTACAACAACGCCTTCTGGAACGGCGAGCAGATGGTGTTCGGCGACGGCGACGGCGAGATCTTCCTCGACTTCACCATCCCCGTCGACGTCATCGGCCACGAACTCACGCACGGCGTCACGCAGTACACCGCGAACCTCACGTACTTCGGCCAGCCGGGCGCGCTCAACGAGTCGATGTCCGACGTCTTCGGCTCGCTCATCAAGCAGTACACGCTCGGCCAGAGCGCCGCCGAGGCCGACTGGCTGATCGGCGCGGGCCTACTCGCCCCGCGGGTCACGGGCACGGCCCTGCGGTCGATGAAGGCCCCGGGCACGGCGTACGACGACGACGTGCTCGGCAAGGACCCGCAGCCCGCCACGATGGACGACTACGTCCGCACCGGCCGCGACAACGGCGGGGTGCACATCAACTCCGGCATCCCCAACCACGCCTTCTACCTGGCCGCGACCGCGCTCGGCGGCAACGCCTGGGAGAAGGCCGGCAAGGTCTGGTACGGCGTGCTGACCGGCGGCGAGCTGGACTCGCAGGCGAGCTTCTCGGACTTCGCGAAACTGACCCTGACCCAGGCACGCACCCTGTTCGGCGAGGGCGAGGAACTCCAGGCCGTCACCAAGGCCTGGGAACAGGTCGGGGTACCGACCGACTGA
- the leuA gene encoding 2-isopropylmalate synthase has translation MANRQQPTSMPIHKYQPYDQVDIPDRTWPDNRITTAPRWLSTDLRDGNQALIDPMSPARKREMFDLLVSMGYKEIEVGFPASGQTDFDFVRSIIEEEGAIPDDVTISVLTQAREDLIERTVESLKGARRANVHLYNATAPVFRRVVFRGSKDDIKQIAVDGTRLVVEYAEKLLGPETTFGYQYSPEIFTDTELDFALEVCEAVMDVWQPGPDREIILNLPATVERSTPSTHADRFEWMSRNLSRREHVCLSVHPHNDRGTAVAAAELALMAGADRIEGCLFGQGERTGNVDLVTLGMNLFSQGVDPQIDFSNIDEVRRTAEYCNQMEVHARHPYVGDLVYTSFSGSHQDAIKKGFDAMEADAAAKGVTVDDIEWAVPYLPIDPKDVGRSYEAVIRVNSQSGKGGIAYVLKNDHKLDLPRRMQIEFSKIIQAKTDAEGGEVTGSDIWSVFQDEYLPNPDNPWGRVQVRNGQSTTDKDGVDTLTVEAEVDGTETTLVGTGNGPISAFFHALQGIGVDARLLDYQEHTMSEGASAVAASYIEVAIGDKVLWGIGIDANTTRASLKAVVSAVNRATR, from the coding sequence ATGGCGAACCGCCAGCAGCCCACCTCCATGCCGATCCACAAGTACCAGCCGTACGACCAGGTCGACATCCCCGACCGTACGTGGCCGGACAACCGGATCACCACCGCTCCCCGCTGGCTCTCCACCGACCTGCGTGACGGCAACCAGGCCCTGATCGACCCCATGTCGCCCGCGCGCAAGCGCGAGATGTTCGACCTGCTGGTGTCGATGGGCTACAAGGAGATCGAGGTCGGTTTCCCCGCCTCGGGACAGACCGACTTCGACTTCGTGCGCTCGATCATCGAGGAAGAGGGCGCGATCCCCGACGACGTGACGATCTCCGTACTGACCCAGGCCCGCGAGGACCTGATCGAGCGGACCGTCGAGTCGCTGAAGGGCGCCAGGCGCGCGAACGTCCACCTGTACAACGCCACCGCACCGGTCTTCCGCCGCGTGGTCTTCCGCGGCTCCAAGGACGACATCAAGCAGATCGCCGTCGACGGCACCCGCCTGGTCGTCGAGTACGCGGAGAAGCTGCTGGGCCCCGAGACGACCTTCGGGTACCAGTACAGCCCCGAGATCTTCACCGACACCGAGCTGGACTTCGCCCTGGAGGTCTGCGAGGCCGTCATGGACGTCTGGCAGCCCGGCCCGGACCGCGAGATCATCCTGAACCTGCCCGCCACCGTGGAGCGCTCCACGCCCTCCACGCACGCGGACCGCTTCGAGTGGATGTCGCGCAACCTGTCCCGCCGCGAGCACGTCTGCCTGTCCGTCCACCCGCACAACGACCGCGGTACGGCGGTGGCCGCCGCCGAGCTGGCGCTGATGGCCGGCGCCGACCGCATCGAGGGCTGCCTGTTCGGGCAGGGCGAGCGCACCGGCAACGTCGACCTGGTCACGCTGGGCATGAACCTGTTCTCGCAGGGTGTCGACCCGCAGATCGACTTCTCGAACATCGACGAGGTCCGGCGCACCGCCGAGTACTGCAACCAGATGGAGGTCCACGCCCGCCACCCGTACGTCGGCGACCTCGTCTACACCTCCTTCTCCGGCTCCCACCAGGACGCCATCAAGAAGGGCTTCGACGCGATGGAGGCCGACGCCGCCGCCAAGGGCGTCACCGTCGACGACATCGAGTGGGCCGTCCCGTACCTGCCGATCGACCCCAAGGACGTCGGCCGCTCGTACGAGGCCGTCATCCGGGTCAACTCGCAGTCCGGCAAGGGCGGTATCGCGTACGTCCTGAAGAACGACCACAAGCTGGACCTGCCGCGCCGGATGCAGATCGAGTTCTCGAAGATCATCCAGGCGAAGACGGACGCCGAGGGCGGCGAGGTCACGGGCAGCGACATCTGGTCGGTCTTCCAGGACGAGTACCTGCCCAACCCGGACAACCCCTGGGGCCGCGTCCAGGTCCGCAACGGCCAGTCCACGACCGACAAGGACGGCGTGGACACGCTGACCGTCGAGGCCGAGGTGGACGGCACCGAGACCACGCTGGTCGGTACGGGCAACGGCCCGATCTCCGCGTTCTTCCACGCGCTGCAGGGCATCGGCGTCGACGCCCGGCTGCTGGACTACCAGGAGCACACGATGAGCGAGGGCGCCTCCGCGGTGGCCGCCTCGTACATCGAGGTCGCGATCGGCGACAAGGTCCTGTGGGGGATCGGGATCGACGCGAATACGACACGCGCGTCACTGAAGGCTGTCGTCTCCGCCGTCAACCGCGCCACCCGATAA
- a CDS encoding tellurite resistance TerB family protein produces MLPGWGRNGRFVRAGTMGVSRILGTRTAWTTVGDGEFFCPGCGGDRNYQRLTGRRRFTCLGVPVMPRGETGPVVECAACGHHYSADVLDHPTTTRFSAMLRDAVHTVALAVLAAGGTCARTALETAAGAVRSAGFDDCTEEQLAALVEALAADTGRIFGEPCGPGLSIELHEALDPLAPHLAPAGREAILLQGARIALADGPYTPAEREALTTVGAALTICTDDVTRLLTAARTPS; encoded by the coding sequence GTGCTGCCAGGATGGGGACGAAACGGCCGGTTTGTCCGCGCCGGCACCATGGGCGTTTCGCGCATCCTCGGAACCAGGACCGCGTGGACCACCGTCGGCGACGGTGAGTTCTTCTGCCCGGGCTGCGGAGGCGACCGCAACTACCAGCGGCTCACCGGGCGGCGCCGCTTCACCTGCCTCGGTGTGCCGGTCATGCCGCGCGGGGAGACCGGGCCCGTCGTCGAGTGCGCGGCCTGCGGCCACCACTACAGCGCGGACGTCCTCGACCATCCGACGACGACGCGCTTCTCCGCGATGCTGCGGGACGCCGTGCACACGGTGGCTCTCGCCGTGCTCGCGGCGGGGGGTACGTGCGCGCGTACAGCGCTGGAGACGGCCGCGGGTGCGGTTCGCTCCGCGGGGTTCGACGACTGTACGGAGGAACAGCTCGCGGCGCTCGTGGAGGCGCTGGCGGCCGACACCGGGCGGATCTTCGGGGAGCCGTGCGGGCCGGGGCTGTCCATAGAGCTGCACGAGGCGCTGGATCCACTGGCGCCGCACCTCGCCCCTGCCGGGCGGGAGGCGATCCTGCTCCAGGGGGCGCGGATCGCTCTCGCGGACGGGCCGTACACGCCGGCTGAGCGGGAGGCTCTGACGACGGTGGGGGCGGCGCTCACGATCTGCACGGACGACGTGACCCGCCTCCTCACGGCGGCCCGCACCCCGTCCTGA
- a CDS encoding MMPL family transporter — protein MGAGKTRTTSKRRRRAVPWAVLGLWIALLALAGPFAMKLADVQHDRVTDYLPASADSTQVAKVQERLPGGESTELVIVYHREGGLSAADRETAARQVEEVAGKHELVGRTDVPEGVPSDDGTTLMYPLVSNEPGTDEELRDAFVEDVRSIAHGQDGLSVEVGGTGALATDAGKVYDSLGGPLLYTTVAVVALLLVLIYRSPVLWLVPLAVAGIADYLSMGVAYGLNQAFGTTVSGQSSGVMTILVFGAGTDYALLLVSRYREELRRIERPYDAMVAALRGCGPAVLASSGTVAVGLLCLLAADLNSSRGMGPLGTVGVLCALIAMLTLLPAILVLLGRRVFWPLVPAFGSEPKQRRRSLFAAMGSSAGRRPLTVLATGAVLLGALALGTLNLPGPVKQEDSFVDRPEAVTAMETLAKAYPQHGTQPIDVIAPAGSADRALTAIRDTRGVESAEKGRTGDGWTEISVIARDAPQSAGETATIKALREGLEGAYVGGASAQQIDLEDTNSRDTKIVVPLVLVSVLLILIGLLRSLVAPLLLVAAVVAVWGAALGIGGLVFGPVLGFEGTDPGLGLLSFVFLVALGVDYGIFLMHRMREESLAGAEPAAAALTALRTTGGVIASAGLVLAATFAVLTNMGLVQLVELGFVIAVGVLLDTFLVRTYLVTSASVALRRKVWWPGALSREPGEGGGPGEPTEPPRQPERVGAS, from the coding sequence ATGGGGGCAGGGAAAACACGCACGACAAGCAAGCGGCGCAGGCGAGCCGTCCCCTGGGCGGTGCTGGGGCTGTGGATCGCCCTGCTCGCCCTGGCCGGCCCGTTCGCCATGAAGCTCGCCGACGTGCAGCACGACCGCGTCACCGACTACCTTCCGGCGAGCGCCGACTCGACCCAGGTGGCGAAGGTCCAGGAACGGCTCCCCGGCGGCGAGAGCACCGAGCTGGTGATCGTGTACCACCGGGAGGGCGGCCTGAGCGCCGCCGACCGGGAGACCGCGGCCCGGCAGGTCGAGGAGGTCGCCGGGAAGCACGAGCTGGTCGGCCGGACCGATGTACCCGAGGGGGTTCCGTCCGACGACGGGACGACCCTGATGTATCCGCTCGTCAGCAACGAACCCGGCACCGACGAGGAACTGCGCGACGCATTCGTCGAGGACGTCCGGAGCATCGCCCACGGCCAGGACGGCCTCAGCGTCGAGGTCGGTGGCACCGGGGCACTGGCCACGGACGCCGGCAAGGTCTACGACTCGCTCGGTGGGCCCCTGCTCTACACCACCGTCGCCGTCGTCGCCCTGCTGCTCGTCCTCATCTACCGCAGCCCGGTGCTGTGGCTCGTCCCGCTCGCCGTCGCCGGGATCGCCGACTATCTGTCGATGGGCGTCGCGTACGGGCTGAACCAGGCGTTCGGGACCACCGTCTCGGGTCAGAGCTCGGGCGTCATGACGATCCTCGTGTTCGGCGCGGGCACGGACTACGCCCTGCTGCTCGTCTCCCGGTACCGCGAGGAACTGCGGCGCATCGAGCGCCCGTACGACGCCATGGTCGCCGCCCTGCGCGGCTGCGGGCCCGCCGTGCTCGCCTCCTCCGGCACCGTCGCCGTCGGCCTGCTGTGCCTGCTCGCCGCCGACCTCAACAGCAGCCGGGGCATGGGCCCCCTCGGCACGGTCGGGGTCCTCTGCGCGCTCATCGCGATGCTGACCCTGCTCCCGGCGATCCTCGTCCTGCTGGGCCGGCGCGTGTTCTGGCCGCTCGTACCGGCCTTCGGCAGCGAGCCCAAGCAGCGCCGCCGCAGCCTGTTCGCCGCGATGGGCAGCTCCGCGGGACGCAGGCCGCTGACCGTGCTCGCCACCGGGGCCGTCCTGCTCGGCGCGCTCGCCCTCGGCACGCTCAACCTCCCCGGGCCGGTCAAGCAGGAGGACTCCTTCGTCGACAGGCCGGAGGCCGTCACGGCCATGGAGACCCTCGCGAAGGCCTACCCGCAGCACGGCACCCAGCCCATCGACGTGATCGCCCCGGCGGGCAGCGCGGACCGGGCACTCACGGCGATCCGGGACACCCGGGGCGTCGAGAGCGCCGAGAAGGGCCGTACGGGAGACGGCTGGACGGAGATCTCCGTCATCGCCCGGGACGCGCCGCAGTCGGCGGGGGAGACCGCCACCATCAAGGCCCTGCGCGAGGGGCTGGAGGGGGCGTACGTCGGCGGGGCCAGCGCTCAGCAGATCGATCTGGAGGACACCAACAGCCGGGACACGAAGATCGTCGTACCGCTCGTCCTCGTCTCCGTGCTGCTCATCCTGATCGGACTGCTGCGCAGCCTCGTCGCGCCGCTCCTCCTGGTGGCCGCCGTGGTCGCCGTCTGGGGCGCGGCCCTCGGCATCGGCGGCCTGGTCTTCGGGCCGGTCCTCGGCTTCGAGGGGACGGACCCGGGGCTCGGGCTGCTGTCGTTCGTGTTCCTCGTCGCCCTCGGCGTCGACTACGGCATCTTCCTCATGCACCGGATGCGGGAGGAGTCCCTCGCCGGAGCCGAACCGGCCGCCGCCGCGCTCACCGCCCTGCGCACCACCGGCGGGGTCATCGCCTCGGCGGGCCTGGTCCTCGCGGCGACCTTCGCCGTGCTGACGAACATGGGGCTCGTGCAACTCGTCGAACTCGGCTTCGTGATCGCCGTCGGCGTGCTCCTCGACACCTTCCTCGTACGGACGTATCTGGTGACCAGTGCCAGCGTCGCCCTGCGCCGGAAGGTGTGGTGGCCGGGCGCGCTCTCCCGTGAACCCGGAGAGGGAGGCGGGCCCGGGGAACCGACCGAGCCGCCCCGGCAGCCGGAACGGGTCGGCGCGTCCTGA
- a CDS encoding sensor histidine kinase: MRGDVRPRRVERVMAVVNRDPLTAPHRTRNDAFLAVGVAAVAVVLSLFVVDGRPLDPLGWALLAGAHVPLVWRRGRPLLVLLAVAACASPYHALDYNHAVPIPATLLALYTVAATGTVRRTLLTAVAVLGPTLVINGLINPDGALEFLRISGWIIAVLFFGVDARFYRQYVASIVERAERAERTREEEARRRVAEERLRIARDLHDLLAHSITLIGVQTSVAAHVLTVDPERLDRRAVAQALDGIAETCRTARGELRTTLEVLRANEIGLNGSPDGRGPLPGLDGLAALVEAARTAGAEVELDVHADGVPPSVGAAAYRIVQEALTNAVRHGGRDDLTVRVGLRIAEGALRVRVTDDGTGRGGPGAAGGTPGFGLVGMRERARSVGGTLDAGPGPGTGFEVTAALPLPREDEAR; encoded by the coding sequence GTGCGCGGTGACGTGCGGCCCCGCCGTGTCGAGCGGGTCATGGCGGTCGTCAACCGTGACCCGCTCACCGCGCCCCACCGCACCCGCAACGACGCGTTCCTCGCCGTCGGCGTCGCCGCGGTCGCCGTCGTCCTCTCGCTGTTCGTCGTCGACGGACGCCCGCTCGACCCGCTCGGCTGGGCCCTGCTGGCCGGCGCCCACGTGCCGCTCGTGTGGCGGCGCGGCCGTCCGCTGCTCGTGCTGCTCGCGGTGGCGGCCTGCGCGAGCCCGTACCACGCCCTCGACTACAACCACGCCGTGCCGATCCCCGCGACCCTCCTGGCGCTCTACACGGTCGCGGCGACCGGCACGGTACGCCGCACGCTGCTCACCGCCGTCGCCGTCCTCGGCCCGACGCTGGTCATCAACGGCCTCATCAACCCGGACGGGGCCCTGGAGTTCCTGCGGATCTCCGGCTGGATCATCGCCGTCCTGTTCTTCGGCGTCGACGCCCGTTTCTACCGCCAGTACGTCGCCTCCATCGTCGAGCGGGCCGAACGCGCCGAACGCACCCGCGAGGAGGAGGCCCGGCGCCGCGTCGCCGAGGAACGGCTGCGGATCGCCCGTGACCTGCACGACCTGCTCGCGCACAGCATCACCCTGATCGGCGTGCAGACGTCGGTGGCGGCCCACGTCCTCACCGTCGACCCCGAGCGGCTCGACCGCAGGGCCGTCGCCCAGGCCCTCGACGGCATCGCGGAGACCTGCCGGACCGCCAGGGGAGAGCTGCGTACGACGCTGGAGGTGCTGCGGGCCAACGAGATCGGGCTGAACGGTTCCCCGGACGGGCGGGGTCCGCTGCCCGGGCTCGACGGGCTGGCCGCGCTCGTGGAGGCGGCCAGGACGGCCGGGGCCGAGGTCGAACTGGACGTCCACGCGGACGGCGTACCGCCCTCCGTGGGCGCCGCCGCCTACCGGATCGTGCAGGAGGCGCTCACCAACGCCGTGCGCCACGGCGGCCGGGACGACCTCACCGTCCGGGTGGGGCTGCGGATCGCGGAGGGCGCCCTGCGGGTGCGGGTCACGGACGACGGGACGGGCCGCGGCGGACCGGGGGCGGCCGGCGGCACGCCGGGGTTCGGACTCGTGGGGATGCGCGAGCGAGCCCGTAGCGTGGGCGGCACGCTGGACGCCGGACCGGGCCCCGGGACGGGCTTCGAGGTGACCGCCGCACTGCCGCTGCCCAGGGAGGACGAGGCCCGATGA
- a CDS encoding response regulator, with the protein MTIRVLLADDQRLVRASFAMLVASAGDMEVVAEAGTGREAVELARSARADLVVMDLRMPDLDGIEATRLIAADEDLAGVKVLVLTTYDTDEHIVDALRAGASGFLVKDIRPAELLDAIRTVAAGESLLSPGPTARLIARFLRAPDTLTSALGGPDGLSERERQVLALVARGLNNTEIAEALGLSPLTAKTHVSRIMGKLGARDRAQLVIVAYESGLVIPGAA; encoded by the coding sequence ATGACGATCCGCGTACTGCTCGCCGACGACCAGAGGCTCGTACGGGCCTCGTTCGCGATGCTCGTCGCGTCGGCCGGGGACATGGAGGTCGTCGCCGAGGCGGGCACCGGGCGCGAGGCGGTGGAGCTGGCCCGTTCCGCGCGGGCCGATCTCGTCGTGATGGATCTGCGCATGCCCGACCTGGACGGGATCGAGGCGACCCGGCTCATCGCCGCCGACGAGGATCTGGCGGGCGTGAAGGTGCTGGTCCTGACGACGTACGACACCGACGAGCACATCGTCGACGCGCTGCGGGCCGGGGCGTCCGGCTTCCTCGTGAAGGACATCCGGCCGGCCGAACTCCTCGACGCCATCCGGACCGTGGCCGCGGGGGAGTCCCTGCTCTCGCCGGGCCCCACCGCACGGCTCATCGCCCGTTTCCTGCGCGCGCCCGACACGCTGACGTCCGCGTTGGGCGGCCCCGACGGGCTGTCCGAACGGGAGCGGCAGGTGCTCGCCCTGGTCGCGCGCGGCCTCAACAACACCGAGATCGCCGAGGCGCTGGGGCTCAGCCCGCTGACCGCGAAGACCCATGTCAGCCGGATCATGGGCAAGTTGGGAGCGCGCGACCGTGCGCAGCTGGTGATCGTGGCGTACGAGTCGGGGCTCGTGATACCCGGGGCGGCCTGA